A region of Saimiri boliviensis isolate mSaiBol1 chromosome 8, mSaiBol1.pri, whole genome shotgun sequence DNA encodes the following proteins:
- the LOC120367205 gene encoding uncharacterized protein LOC120367205 isoform X1, which yields MPDAANFEAGNSIDLPQIMEEEESPYAAQAGLELLTSSDPPALASQNAGIIGSGVHEQNMEDHCIGTYMPMWFAASILITYIWHFYPCYPSLTAYPLQSLP from the exons ATGCTGCAAACTTTGAAGCAGGAAACAGCATAGATTTGCCACAGATAATGGAAG aggaggagtctccctatgctgcccaggccggtcttgaactcctgacatcaagcgatcctcctgctttggcctcacaaaatgctgggattatag gttctggggtacatgagcagaacaTGGAGGATcattgcataggtacgtacatgccaatgtggtttgctgcctccattctcatcacctatatttggcatttctatccatgttatccctccctaactgCCTACCCCCTGCAGTCCCTCCCCTAA
- the LOC120367205 gene encoding uncharacterized protein ARRDC1-AS1-like isoform X2: protein MPDAANFEAGNSIDLPQIMEEEESPYAAQAGLELLTSSDPPALASQNAGIIGSGVHEQNMEDHCIDITFCRNSRVINGPYHTDAF, encoded by the exons ATGCTGCAAACTTTGAAGCAGGAAACAGCATAGATTTGCCACAGATAATGGAAG aggaggagtctccctatgctgcccaggccggtcttgaactcctgacatcaagcgatcctcctgctttggcctcacaaaatgctgggattatag gttctggggtacatgagcagaacaTGGAGGATcattgcatag ATATCACCTTTTGCCGAAACTCGAGAGTTATAAATGGACCTTACCATACTGATGCTTTCTGA